A region from the Variovorax sp. RKNM96 genome encodes:
- a CDS encoding PLP-dependent transferase, translating into MSKPSTTLIHHPYTPPANFAAPQPGVFKASTVFFADVAAMRARDWKTKAGYTYGLHGTPTTFTLEERLSTLEGGTECLLVPSGLAAISLVSFALLKTGDEVLIPDNAYGPNKALATGELANFGITHRLYDAMNPADLEAKISHRTRLVWVEAAGSVTMEFPNLPALVDVCRARGVVTALDNTWGAGLAFAPFDFNGTGQGVDISVHALTKYPSGGGDVLMGSVVTNDERLHRALKLAHMRIGFGIGVGDVETLLRSLPSIGLRYAAHDRAARELAGWLNGCEEIAQVLHPALEDSPGHANWRALCGATDLAAGLFSVVFDERYSAEQVDRFCDSLKLFRLGYSWGGPISLVVPYDIGLMRDASVARWPYKGTLVRFSVGLEDVDDLRADLQQALVQM; encoded by the coding sequence ATGAGCAAGCCTTCGACCACCCTGATTCACCATCCCTACACCCCGCCCGCCAATTTCGCCGCGCCGCAGCCCGGCGTGTTCAAGGCATCGACCGTGTTCTTCGCCGACGTGGCCGCCATGCGCGCGCGCGACTGGAAGACCAAGGCCGGCTACACCTACGGCCTGCACGGCACGCCCACCACCTTCACGCTCGAGGAGCGCCTGTCCACGCTCGAAGGCGGCACCGAGTGCCTGCTGGTGCCCAGCGGCCTGGCGGCCATCTCGCTGGTCTCGTTCGCCCTCCTGAAGACCGGCGACGAGGTGCTGATTCCCGACAACGCCTATGGCCCCAACAAGGCGCTGGCCACCGGCGAGCTGGCCAACTTCGGCATTACCCATCGCCTGTACGACGCGATGAACCCGGCCGACCTGGAGGCCAAGATCTCGCACCGTACGCGGCTGGTGTGGGTCGAGGCGGCGGGCTCGGTCACGATGGAGTTTCCGAACCTGCCCGCGCTCGTGGACGTCTGCCGCGCGCGCGGCGTAGTGACCGCGCTGGACAACACCTGGGGCGCCGGCTTGGCCTTCGCGCCCTTCGACTTCAACGGCACGGGGCAGGGCGTCGACATCTCGGTGCACGCGCTCACCAAGTACCCGAGCGGTGGCGGCGATGTGTTGATGGGCAGCGTGGTCACCAACGACGAGCGGCTGCACCGCGCGCTCAAACTGGCGCACATGCGCATCGGTTTCGGCATCGGCGTGGGAGACGTGGAAACGCTGCTGCGCTCCCTGCCGAGCATCGGCCTGCGCTATGCCGCGCACGACCGCGCGGCGCGCGAACTGGCGGGTTGGCTCAATGGCTGCGAGGAAATCGCGCAGGTGCTGCATCCGGCGCTGGAAGACTCGCCCGGCCACGCCAACTGGCGCGCGCTGTGCGGCGCCACCGACCTGGCCGCGGGCCTGTTCTCGGTGGTGTTCGACGAGCGCTACAGCGCCGAGCAGGTCGACCGCTTCTGCGACAGCCTGAAGCTCTTTCGTCTCGGCTATTCATGGGGCGGGCCGATCAGCCTGGTGGTGCCCTACGACATCGGCCTGATGCGCGATGCGAGCGTGGCGCGCTGGCCCTACAAGGGCACGCTCGTGCGCTTTTCGGTCGGGCTGGAAGACGTCGACGACCTGCGTGCCGACCTGCAGCAGGCGCTGGTGCAGATGTAG
- a CDS encoding DUF5713 family protein, whose amino-acid sequence MPITNPQLQNHPFLEEMYRDAYFPDFLVDKCKQILVDLCEAIEAKKPSDNAGLLKLTHAATDRFNDLIEEFEENDSELETGAREAIAADFDTIVKAYGFDVDIEEVIATRDW is encoded by the coding sequence ATGCCGATCACGAACCCTCAGTTGCAGAACCACCCGTTCCTCGAGGAGATGTACCGCGACGCGTATTTCCCCGACTTCCTGGTCGACAAGTGCAAGCAGATCCTGGTCGACCTCTGCGAGGCGATCGAGGCGAAAAAGCCTTCGGACAATGCCGGCTTGCTGAAGCTCACCCATGCCGCCACGGATCGGTTTAACGACCTGATCGAGGAATTCGAAGAGAACGACAGCGAACTGGAAACAGGTGCTCGCGAAGCCATCGCCGCGGACTTCGACACCATCGTCAAGGCCTATGGGTTCGATGTCGATATCGAGGAAGTGATCGCTACGCGCGACTGGTAG
- a CDS encoding AraC family transcriptional regulator translates to MQLTRPPPPHLQPFVKLLWASSPDGVPTERPGAREHVLPTGGMHLVFRLSGPPLKLFGGPDDMRGQTCDYAIVGGARAASYMRDVSVATRSVGAQLQPGAARALLGAPEDALASQHTPLDALWGARQTDAALEQVHAAGGLERQLAVFEALLTQRVIDSLSAGLRGLHPAIASTLGPLARENPSIAGLVTRSGYSHRRFIALFRSAIGLSPKEYARVMRFDRALTLAADPAQSWAEIALTAGYSDQAHLSREFSALAGMSPQAWRRTGATSPRHVPADTTTGQIRSRR, encoded by the coding sequence GTGCAGTTGACGCGCCCTCCACCCCCTCACTTGCAGCCCTTCGTGAAGCTGCTGTGGGCTTCATCGCCCGATGGCGTGCCGACCGAACGGCCGGGCGCGCGCGAGCATGTGCTGCCCACCGGCGGGATGCACCTGGTGTTCCGCCTTTCGGGTCCGCCGCTGAAGTTGTTCGGCGGCCCCGACGACATGCGCGGCCAGACCTGCGACTACGCGATCGTCGGCGGCGCACGTGCCGCCTCCTACATGCGCGACGTTTCGGTGGCGACGCGCTCCGTCGGCGCGCAGTTGCAGCCCGGCGCCGCGCGGGCCCTGCTCGGTGCGCCCGAGGACGCACTGGCCAGCCAGCACACGCCGCTGGACGCGCTGTGGGGCGCGCGGCAGACCGATGCCGCGCTCGAACAGGTCCATGCGGCGGGCGGCCTCGAACGACAGCTGGCAGTCTTCGAAGCCCTGCTCACCCAGCGTGTCATCGACTCGCTCAGTGCCGGCTTGCGTGGCCTGCACCCAGCCATCGCCTCGACGCTCGGACCGCTTGCGCGCGAGAACCCGTCGATCGCCGGACTGGTGACACGCAGCGGCTACAGCCACCGCCGCTTCATTGCGCTCTTTCGCAGCGCCATCGGCCTCAGCCCCAAGGAGTACGCGCGCGTGATGCGTTTCGACCGCGCGCTGACGCTGGCCGCCGACCCGGCGCAAAGCTGGGCCGAGATCGCGCTCACCGCCGGCTACAGCGACCAGGCGCACCTGAGCCGCGAGTTCTCGGCGCTGGCGGGCATGTCGCCGCAGGCGTGGCGGCGGACCGGAGCCACCTCGCCGCGGCATGTGCCGGCGGACACGACAACAGGTCAAATTCGTTCAAGACGCTAG
- a CDS encoding VOC family protein yields the protein MAIHELFPYLCVDDAGAAIDFYCEVFEVKEIFRLTEPSGRIGHAELDFHNDAILMISDEFAEFNIRSAKTLGGSAVTLHLHVDDADAVVARAVAAGATLDMAPQDQFYGERSGVFRDPFGHRWNVGHSIEKLTPEEMQRRYTAMLTSGDGSCQS from the coding sequence ATGGCGATCCACGAACTGTTCCCGTACCTCTGCGTCGACGATGCCGGCGCAGCCATCGACTTCTATTGCGAGGTCTTCGAGGTGAAGGAGATCTTCCGCCTCACCGAGCCCAGCGGACGCATCGGCCATGCGGAGCTGGATTTCCACAACGACGCGATCCTGATGATTTCGGACGAGTTCGCCGAGTTCAACATCCGCAGCGCCAAGACGCTGGGCGGCAGCGCGGTGACGCTGCACCTGCATGTGGACGATGCGGATGCGGTGGTGGCGCGGGCCGTGGCGGCCGGCGCGACGCTCGACATGGCGCCGCAGGACCAGTTCTACGGTGAGCGCTCCGGGGTTTTTCGTGACCCCTTCGGGCACCGCTGGAACGTGGGGCACAGCATCGAAAAACTGACGCCGGAAGAGATGCAGCGACGCTATACGGCGATGCTCACTTCCGGCGACGGGTCGTGCCAGAGCTGA
- a CDS encoding phosphoribosyltransferase family protein, with the protein MLTEDGKHLYVSYDEYHNLIEKLAIKVHQSGWEFDTILCLARGGMRPGDVLSRIFDKPLAIMSTSSYRADAGTVQGHLDIARFITTPKGEIAGKVLLVDDLADSGHTLHAVMDMLRNNYKPITELRSAVIWTKALSTFTPDYSVEYLATNPWIHQPFEGYDSLGAEKLLEKWSV; encoded by the coding sequence ATGTTGACCGAAGACGGCAAACATCTCTACGTCAGCTACGACGAGTATCACAACCTGATCGAGAAGCTCGCGATCAAGGTGCACCAGTCGGGCTGGGAGTTCGACACGATCCTGTGTCTCGCGCGCGGCGGCATGCGTCCGGGCGACGTGCTCTCGCGCATCTTCGACAAGCCGCTGGCGATCATGTCGACCAGCTCCTACCGCGCCGATGCCGGCACGGTGCAGGGCCACCTGGACATCGCCCGCTTCATCACCACGCCCAAGGGCGAGATCGCCGGCAAGGTGCTGCTGGTGGACGACCTGGCCGACTCGGGCCACACGCTGCACGCCGTGATGGACATGCTGCGCAACAACTACAAGCCCATCACCGAGCTGCGCAGCGCGGTGATCTGGACCAAGGCGCTGTCGACCTTCACGCCCGACTATTCGGTGGAGTACCTGGCGACCAATCCCTGGATCCACCAGCCCTTCGAGGGCTACGACTCGCTCGGCGCCGAGAAGCTGCTCGAGAAGTGGTCGGTCTGA
- a CDS encoding adenylosuccinate synthase, translating into MSVTTGRNVVVVGTQWGDEGKGKLVDWLTESAQGVVRFQGGHNAGHTLVINGVKTALHLIPSGIMRPGVKCYIGNGVVLSAAKLFEEIEGLEKAGVEVRSRLRISEACPLILPFHAALDIAREAYREKGGVEKIGTTGRGIGPAYEDKIARRALRVQDLKHPERFATKLRVLLDLHNHVLTQVLGAPAVDFDTVFDEAMRHAVLLKPMMADVSRELNDAHKAGANLLFEGAQGTLLDVDHGTYPYVTSSNCVAGNAAAGSGVGPGMLHYILGITKAYCTRVGGGPFPTELDWATPGTPGYHMSTVGAEKGVTTGRSRRCGWFDAALLKRSAQVNGLSGLCITKLDVLDGLEKLELCTGYELDGETTDILPMGADEIERCTPIYETLEGWSESTVGVTQYDKLPVNARLYLQRIEQITGVPIHMVSTSPDRDHTIMMRHPYLAD; encoded by the coding sequence ATGAGCGTAACCACCGGAAGAAACGTGGTCGTCGTCGGCACCCAGTGGGGCGATGAAGGCAAGGGCAAGCTGGTCGACTGGCTGACGGAGAGCGCCCAGGGCGTGGTCCGCTTCCAGGGCGGCCACAACGCGGGCCACACGCTGGTCATCAACGGCGTGAAGACCGCGCTGCACCTGATCCCGAGCGGCATCATGCGGCCCGGCGTCAAGTGCTACATCGGCAACGGCGTGGTGCTGTCGGCCGCCAAGCTCTTCGAGGAGATCGAAGGCCTAGAGAAAGCCGGCGTCGAAGTGCGCTCGCGCCTGCGCATCAGCGAGGCCTGCCCGCTGATCCTGCCGTTCCACGCCGCGCTGGACATCGCGCGCGAGGCCTACCGCGAGAAGGGCGGCGTCGAGAAGATCGGCACCACCGGCCGCGGCATCGGTCCGGCCTACGAAGACAAGATCGCTCGTCGCGCGCTGCGCGTGCAGGACCTGAAGCACCCCGAGCGCTTCGCCACCAAGCTGCGTGTGCTGCTCGACCTGCACAACCATGTGCTGACGCAGGTGCTGGGCGCACCGGCCGTCGATTTCGACACGGTCTTCGACGAAGCCATGCGCCACGCCGTGCTGCTCAAGCCAATGATGGCCGACGTGTCGCGCGAACTGAACGACGCCCACAAGGCCGGTGCCAACCTGCTGTTCGAAGGCGCGCAGGGCACGCTGCTCGACGTCGACCACGGCACCTATCCGTACGTCACCTCCAGCAACTGCGTGGCCGGCAACGCCGCCGCCGGTTCGGGCGTGGGGCCGGGCATGCTGCACTACATCCTGGGCATCACGAAGGCCTACTGCACGCGCGTCGGCGGCGGCCCGTTCCCCACCGAACTCGACTGGGCCACGCCCGGCACGCCCGGCTATCACATGAGCACCGTGGGCGCCGAAAAGGGCGTGACCACCGGCCGCAGCCGCCGTTGCGGCTGGTTCGACGCCGCGCTGCTCAAGCGCTCGGCGCAGGTCAATGGACTCTCGGGACTGTGCATCACCAAGCTCGACGTGCTCGACGGCCTCGAGAAGCTCGAGCTGTGCACCGGCTATGAGCTCGACGGCGAAACCACCGACATCCTGCCGATGGGCGCGGACGAAATCGAACGCTGCACGCCGATCTACGAAACCCTCGAAGGCTGGAGCGAAAGCACCGTGGGCGTCACGCAGTACGACAAGCTGCCGGTCAATGCGCGCCTCTATCTGCAGCGCATCGAGCAGATCACCGGTGTGCCGATCCACATGGTGTCCACGAGCCCGGATCGCGACCACACGATCATGATGCGTCACCCCTACCTGGCCGACTGA
- a CDS encoding ATP phosphoribosyltransferase regulatory subunit, whose product MSAWVLPDHIADVLPSEARHIEELRRQLLDTARGYGYELVMPPLLEHLESLLSGTGEALDLQTFKLVDQLSGRSMGLRADTTPQVARIDAHLLNRDGVARLCYCGPVLHTRPDRPHATREPLQFGAEIYGHAGLEADTETLLLALDCLDAAGLRDGVIVDLADARIVRALFAGVPVDAAALARVHAALAAKDASELHVLTKDFPAASRDGLRALVQLYGDAAVLDEAAKALKGTPAVAAALADLKQLAAGLNGTAGREISFDLADLRGYAYYSGMRFGIYVPGAADSLVRGGRYDEVGAVFGRNRPAVGFSLDVRELVGVLPARPLRAAIRAPWSDAAGLRQAIAQLRKAGETVVCVLPGHGSEIDEFHCDRELVEQAGQWSVRAI is encoded by the coding sequence ATGTCCGCCTGGGTCCTCCCGGATCACATTGCCGATGTGCTGCCTTCCGAGGCGCGCCACATCGAAGAACTTCGACGCCAGCTGCTCGATACCGCCCGTGGCTATGGCTACGAGCTGGTGATGCCGCCGCTGCTCGAGCACCTCGAATCGCTGCTTTCGGGCACCGGCGAGGCGCTCGACCTCCAAACCTTCAAGCTCGTCGACCAGCTTTCCGGCCGCAGCATGGGCCTTCGCGCCGACACCACCCCCCAGGTGGCACGCATCGATGCCCACCTGCTGAACCGCGACGGCGTGGCGCGCCTCTGCTATTGCGGCCCGGTGCTCCATACCCGGCCCGACCGCCCGCATGCGACGCGCGAGCCGCTGCAGTTCGGCGCCGAGATCTATGGCCATGCCGGCCTCGAAGCCGACACTGAAACGCTCTTGCTGGCGCTCGACTGCCTCGACGCTGCCGGCCTGCGCGATGGCGTGATCGTCGACCTGGCCGATGCGCGCATCGTGCGTGCGCTGTTCGCTGGCGTGCCGGTCGATGCGGCTGCGCTCGCCCGCGTGCATGCTGCGCTGGCCGCCAAGGACGCGAGCGAGCTGCATGTGCTCACCAAGGATTTCCCGGCCGCTTCGCGCGACGGGCTGCGCGCGCTGGTCCAGCTGTACGGCGACGCGGCGGTGCTCGACGAGGCCGCCAAGGCGCTGAAGGGCACACCGGCCGTAGCCGCAGCGTTGGCCGATCTGAAGCAGCTCGCTGCCGGCCTGAACGGTACCGCAGGGCGCGAGATCAGCTTCGACCTGGCCGACCTGCGCGGCTACGCCTACTACAGCGGCATGCGCTTCGGCATCTACGTGCCGGGCGCCGCCGATTCACTGGTGCGTGGCGGTCGCTACGACGAGGTGGGGGCCGTATTCGGCCGCAACCGCCCGGCCGTCGGCTTCAGCCTGGACGTGCGCGAGCTGGTCGGCGTGCTGCCGGCGCGCCCGCTGCGCGCTGCCATTCGCGCGCCCTGGAGTGACGCGGCGGGCCTGCGCCAGGCCATCGCCCAACTGCGCAAGGCCGGTGAAACGGTTGTCTGTGTGCTGCCGGGACACGGCAGCGAAATCGATGAATTCCATTGCGACCGCGAGCTTGTCGAGCAAGCCGGCCAGTGGAGTGTCCGAGCGATCTGA
- a CDS encoding DUF2065 domain-containing protein translates to MSAETFWSALALVLVIEGILPFVSPGGWRRGFGQLMQLRDGQLRFFGLCSILLGLVLLWVLA, encoded by the coding sequence GTGAGCGCCGAGACCTTCTGGAGCGCGCTGGCGCTCGTCCTGGTGATCGAAGGCATCCTGCCCTTCGTGTCGCCGGGAGGGTGGCGACGGGGCTTCGGGCAGCTGATGCAGCTGCGAGACGGGCAGCTTCGATTCTTCGGTCTTTGCAGCATCTTGCTGGGTTTGGTCCTCCTTTGGGTTTTGGCGTAG
- the hflC gene encoding protease modulator HflC: MNRIGFIASSILVLLVLLSSTLFVVDQRQFGVVYALGQIKSVITEPGLNFKLPPPFQNVSYIDKRLLTLSSIDTEPMLTAEKQRVVIDWYVRWRISDPQAYIRNVGLDENAGAMQLNRVVRNAFQENINKRTVRDLISVRREALMADVQREVLAVVKGAKPWGVDVVDVRITRVDYVEAITESVYRRMEAERKRVANELRSTGTAEGEKIRADADRQREVIVANAYRDAQKIKGEGDAQAAASYSEAFGRDPQFAQFYRSLEAYKQSFNKKSDVLVVDPSSDFFRAMQGSGSAGNAPRR, from the coding sequence ATGAACAGAATCGGATTCATCGCCTCGTCGATCCTCGTCTTGCTCGTGCTGCTGAGCTCGACCCTTTTCGTGGTCGACCAGCGCCAGTTCGGCGTGGTCTACGCCCTCGGCCAGATCAAGAGCGTCATCACCGAGCCCGGCCTCAACTTCAAGTTGCCGCCGCCGTTCCAGAACGTGTCGTACATCGACAAGCGCCTCTTGACGCTGTCGAGCATCGACACCGAACCCATGCTCACGGCTGAAAAGCAGCGCGTGGTGATCGACTGGTATGTGCGCTGGCGCATCAGCGATCCGCAGGCCTACATCCGCAACGTCGGCCTCGACGAGAACGCGGGTGCCATGCAGCTCAATCGCGTGGTGCGCAATGCGTTCCAGGAAAACATCAACAAGCGCACCGTGCGCGACCTGATCTCGGTGCGTCGCGAGGCCCTCATGGCCGACGTGCAGCGCGAAGTGCTGGCCGTGGTGAAGGGCGCCAAGCCCTGGGGCGTGGACGTGGTCGACGTGCGGATCACCCGTGTGGACTACGTGGAAGCAATCACCGAATCGGTCTACCGCCGCATGGAAGCCGAGCGCAAGCGCGTGGCCAACGAACTGCGCTCGACCGGTACGGCCGAAGGCGAAAAGATCCGCGCCGATGCCGACCGCCAGCGCGAAGTGATCGTGGCGAACGCCTATCGCGACGCCCAGAAGATCAAGGGCGAGGGCGATGCCCAGGCTGCGGCTTCCTACAGCGAGGCCTTCGGCCGCGACCCGCAGTTCGCCCAGTTCTATCGCAGCCTCGAGGCCTACAAGCAGAGCTTCAACAAGAAGAGCGACGTGCTGGTGGTCGATCCGTCGTCCGACTTCTTCCGCGCCATGCAGGGCTCCGGCTCGGCGGGCAACGCACCGCGCCGTTGA